In Macrobrachium rosenbergii isolate ZJJX-2024 chromosome 27, ASM4041242v1, whole genome shotgun sequence, the genomic stretch TAAACTCACTTCAAGTCGATACAGTGGAGCGAGTTAATAGGTCGTAgtggtttcaaaatatatataaattaggttATCTTGTGGGAAAGGTACCCCAGTTTGCTCTAAGATAATCAAGAATTTTAATCTCACTTCAAGTCGATACAGTGGAGCGATTTAATAGGTCGCAGTggtttcaaaatacaaataaattatgttatCTTGGTAGTTACAGTGagataattattataaatgcaaCCACGGCTTTAATTATTGCATAATTTTATGATGCATCTGTCAGCTTCTTATTACAATTATACCATTGTATTAACTATTAATATCGCTGACAATTTCAGATCACTACTAAAACTATTTATTAGTTTGctaacaataatgatataaaataactttCCTTTCTACAGCGGGTGTCTCCAACGAATAAACAGGACACCGGTCACTGCAAAATTCGTAATTTGAAAGATACTAAAATTATATGCACGTGCACCTAAAAATGAATGCTCATCAGCATTGCGTCGAACCCCCTTTAATATGGCGCCTTCACCTTtttatcttgcatgcactctctctctctctctctctctctctctctctctctctctctctctctctctatatatatatatatatatatatatatatatatatatatatatatatatatatatatatatatatatatatatatatgtatatattgttacattacTCACTTGTTCATGATCCTACATATTTACTAGTCTAATCCATTCATTTAATTAACCATATATCTATCCACCCACAcactaattttatttacttatttcaaattgctttcagctcccacAATGCACCTCAAGACTGTATTTGTAAGCAGCCTCCTCACTCTGATGCTAGGGCAGAGTACCTGGGCTGGACCTGCGGAACCCAGGTCACTATTCCCTGGCCTGTTCAAGTAAGGAcgatttaaatttttgttgtttgaagagaaatttctttttttttaaatgttttccattcagtAATGTTTAATTCTCTATTTCCTGGTTTTTATTTGCCCTTAGAACTTCATTAATAAACACTGGTTTTAACTTTTTCATGTTACAAAAAATTTCTAAAAGCTTGTCTCATATTCTACTTTAGCTATTAAGTTAAGAAACATTAAGAATGCATTTcccatacaaataaaatttagaataaaaaaattcaaaacaataacataatGAAGCCAGCCATTAACACCTGAATGACAGCAGTTATATATTGTTGTGAAATGAgtaacgaaaattaaaataaaaacaaaaagactgcATTGGAATTTAGCTAGTAAACACAACTCCTATAAGAAAGGAttctagtaataataaaaattacgtgGCTGCCTGCCAACTATTTGAAAGTTACAATGAACTGTTAGTGGTTTCCAACCATTTGGAAAGTTACAGTGAACTATCAAGACATGAAAATTtctcaagtaaatgaaaagatcTTTTAGTAATTACAGCACTACTAACAATAAATAGTAGAAGTTTCTGAGAAAAGAATGTGATAGAAATAGTTAACAATTATGCAACTAAAACTGTCCTTCCTTTCATTGATTAGGTCAAAACTTGGAGATCTGTACAAACTTCGCGATGCCCTGCAAAATCCTTCAGAGGTGCCGTCGGCTGAGCCACTGACCCCCTCAACTACGACAGAACGCTTCAAGGTATTCCCCAACAAAAAAGGCGAATCAGATACCGTAATTGGCAACCTGGCAGATCTCTTCGACAAGGATGAAGGAACACCACAAGAAATACAGCCAGGGAATTTTTATGGCCAGAATAGTGACAGATTTTCACCTCAGCTGATACCACAAGAAATGGAGCCAGGAAATTTTTATAGTCAGAATAGTGACAGATTTTCACCTCAACTGATACAGCAGCCACAACAAGGGGTACAGGCAGAGAAAATCTACAGTTACATGAACGATTACCATCCAAAGCCCAATGCTTACCAGGTCATTGAGGAAGACATGCAAGAACATGATTCCCTAGTGCAGTCAGAAGCACCTTTTCTGAAAGACGATTTGGCACAAGGCGGCAATGCCATccatgaggattattttggaAATAACATTGGTAACCTGACTGATCTGCACCCTGAGGGTGAAGAGGTGCCCCAAGAATACTGGACGAGAGTTAAGGGCATCGTGGGTAACATGAAATCCATCTTGGAGCAGATGTACCCACCACAGACACCAGATGAAAAGAGAACGTTTTCAGTCTTTGATAAAGCAATAGCATTTGGAGACAACATTAACGTTCTGaacaaaattagaaaaacttTTGACGAAGAGCTAGTCAATTTTCTAGGGCAGAAGTGGACTGACATCAAGGACCGAGTTGTCAATGGAAGCCCCCTGCTGAAATTCATACTGTCGATGAACACCAGGAACATTACTAAGAACTTCATGATGGCGCTGATACAGCAACTGGGCCACTTACTCCACCAACAAGCCTTCACGCACTTGTCTGAGATGGACTTTGTGACCGAGCTGATGAGATCGTCAGGGTTCAAGGACATGGAAATTCAACAAGTTTTCCAACTACTGGACCTTCCCACCGACACCATTGACAACGACATATCCGAGGCAGAAGCCCGTCAGCTGGGAGGCTACAGTGGCTACAATGTTGAGAAATCCGGAGGTTACGGCCACTCTGGAGGTGGTGGTGGCTATGGTGGCGGAGGAGGTTATGGTGGGGGTTACATGCAGAGTTTCGACCCTTTTGTCCTCCTGGCCGGCTTAGCCTTTGCAACTTTCTTGGCCTACCTGCTGTATCGACTCCTCTCCAGCACAACGGGAAGGAAGAGGGACATCCCGGATATTTCGCTGGCTCTAGATCTATCTGATCTGCCTGATGTTGTGGGAAACATCTACTCCTGGCTCGAGAAAGCTGAAGAGAAATATGGGGGTGATGAGTACCATGGAGATATTGTGGGAGTAAGTAATACTGATGTTGCATGTTTGGCACAAGACTTGTATTCACCCAAGTTTTATAATGTAAACTTTGTTAGTTGTTAGATTAAAATGAGGATACACTGAACAGTGAATTATATGTAATTTAGGGAAAGTATTACTCACTAGAGAGGTGGACTCATTAACTCACTGTATTTACAGTAACTAATTCATTCAATTATACTCTTCAACCACCCAACTTTGCAG encodes the following:
- the LOC136853606 gene encoding uncharacterized protein, with protein sequence MHLKTVFVSSLLTLMLGQSTWAGPAEPRSLFPGLFKSKLGDLYKLRDALQNPSEVPSAEPLTPSTTTERFKVFPNKKGESDTVIGNLADLFDKDEGTPQEIQPGNFYGQNSDRFSPQLIPQEMEPGNFYSQNSDRFSPQLIQQPQQGVQAEKIYSYMNDYHPKPNAYQVIEEDMQEHDSLVQSEAPFLKDDLAQGGNAIHEDYFGNNIGNLTDLHPEGEEVPQEYWTRVKGIVGNMKSILEQMYPPQTPDEKRTFSVFDKAIAFGDNINVLNKIRKTFDEELVNFLGQKWTDIKDRVVNGSPLLKFILSMNTRNITKNFMMALIQQLGHLLHQQAFTHLSEMDFVTELMRSSGFKDMEIQQVFQLLDLPTDTIDNDISEAEARQLGGYSGYNVEKSGGYGHSGGGGGYGGGGGYGGGYMQSFDPFVLLAGLAFATFLAYLLYRLLSSTTGRKRDIPDISLALDLSDLPDVVGNIYSWLEKAEEKYGGDEYHGDIVGEVIDESESFGSAANQLWSSFQADRLSHACVKRYLCDYASKASKKMMGHSTILEQLAITSLAQLFGEEEGAKLMDRIQLDILNGKDATCSSRAAQCDDVSYEGVVSASAATTTTTTIDKNRTSVTVLSGNGSSSSSHTSSEDDLATEWTVTVSSSPKAIVRTDPK